One region of Longimicrobiaceae bacterium genomic DNA includes:
- a CDS encoding HNH endonuclease, giving the protein MRTPLPDTITRADLLQAFAELDAGAEHPFADSIGYDVLHEDRRYPPKAVVGLAATRCTGRTYRPADFTGGLASKCFRILETNGFRIVGKGDIERARRDQMWKTIGTPNGGRDLYPRHLQEVGVFRGARGVWYDGGRTKATDPEGVGVTVGLLHTGKVHPDEFTPTGIRYHYPVTNSPGRDAAEIHATKAAGTLKLPVFVVTTGQHAHLRDVYRGWVRGWDDGDKVFWIDFSGEPASAPGGDHPDEVEPDTYTEGAVKTVRVNRYERDEKARQTCIDHYGARCGVCKLDFKQRYGEVGDGFIHVHHLVPLAAVGGAYEVDPILDLRPVCPNCHAMLHRRTPEPYTIEELRAMLIPER; this is encoded by the coding sequence ATGCGCACCCCGCTCCCCGACACCATCACCCGCGCCGACCTCCTCCAGGCCTTTGCTGAGCTGGACGCCGGCGCCGAGCACCCCTTCGCCGACTCCATCGGCTACGATGTGCTCCACGAGGACCGCCGCTACCCTCCGAAAGCCGTGGTGGGGTTGGCCGCGACCCGCTGCACCGGGCGCACGTACCGCCCGGCCGACTTCACGGGGGGCCTGGCGTCGAAGTGCTTCCGCATCCTGGAGACGAACGGGTTTCGGATCGTCGGTAAGGGTGACATCGAGCGTGCCCGCCGAGACCAGATGTGGAAGACGATCGGCACCCCCAACGGAGGCCGCGACCTGTACCCACGCCATCTGCAGGAGGTGGGTGTCTTCCGCGGCGCGCGCGGCGTCTGGTATGACGGCGGACGCACCAAGGCGACTGACCCGGAGGGCGTTGGTGTCACGGTGGGACTGCTCCACACGGGGAAGGTGCATCCCGACGAATTCACCCCGACGGGAATACGCTACCACTACCCGGTGACGAACTCACCGGGCCGGGACGCTGCTGAGATCCACGCGACGAAGGCGGCCGGGACGTTGAAGCTCCCGGTCTTCGTAGTCACGACCGGTCAGCACGCCCATCTCCGGGATGTGTACCGGGGCTGGGTGCGCGGCTGGGACGACGGGGACAAGGTGTTCTGGATTGACTTCAGCGGCGAGCCAGCATCGGCCCCGGGGGGCGATCATCCAGACGAGGTGGAGCCTGACACCTACACGGAAGGGGCGGTTAAGACGGTCCGCGTCAACCGCTACGAGCGCGACGAGAAGGCGCGGCAGACCTGCATTGACCACTACGGCGCCCGCTGCGGGGTGTGTAAGCTCGACTTTAAGCAGCGTTACGGGGAGGTCGGGGACGGCTTCATCCACGTGCACCACCTGGTCCCGCTCGCCGCGGTTGGCGGGGCGTACGAGGTGGATCCGATCCTGGACCTCCGGCCCGTGTGCCCGAACTGCCACGCCATGCTGCACCGGAGGACGCCGGAGCCGTACACGATCGAGGAGCTGCGGGCCATGCTGATCCCGGAGCGGTGA